Proteins encoded in a region of the Streptomyces sp. NBC_00258 genome:
- a CDS encoding SGNH/GDSL hydrolase family protein, whose product MRPLRFVALGDSLTEGVGDPVGEEWRGWAALLAAGLAPADAPVEFVNLAVSGAQTRDVLERQTPAALAERPDVASVVIGVNDTLRCTFDIHAVAERLDEVYAAFTGQGAVLLTACLPDPGAMLGLPGALARPLARRQRAVNAVVHALSERYGAVHLHAAEGDWVTDRAMWSSDRLHPGERGHRQLALHFHALLAEAGTATGVAPSAEPEFPEPTRSASLWWLATAGTGWVARRCTDLLPQLLSLAASEIRHRARGTSARLDLSASHAVVAALAALSVSGEQPDVA is encoded by the coding sequence ATGAGACCCCTGCGGTTCGTGGCGCTCGGTGACTCCCTCACCGAAGGGGTGGGCGATCCGGTGGGCGAGGAGTGGCGCGGCTGGGCCGCGCTGCTCGCCGCCGGGCTCGCACCGGCCGACGCGCCCGTGGAGTTCGTCAACCTCGCGGTCAGCGGCGCCCAGACGCGTGACGTCCTGGAACGCCAGACCCCGGCCGCGCTGGCCGAGCGGCCGGACGTCGCCTCGGTCGTCATCGGCGTCAACGACACCCTGCGGTGCACCTTCGACATCCACGCCGTGGCCGAACGGCTCGACGAGGTGTACGCCGCGTTCACCGGGCAGGGTGCCGTCCTGCTCACCGCCTGTCTGCCCGATCCCGGCGCGATGCTGGGGCTGCCCGGGGCGCTGGCCCGTCCGCTCGCACGGCGTCAGCGGGCCGTGAACGCGGTCGTGCACGCGCTGTCCGAGCGGTACGGAGCGGTGCATCTGCATGCCGCGGAGGGTGACTGGGTCACGGACCGGGCCATGTGGAGCTCGGATCGGCTGCACCCGGGGGAGCGGGGGCATCGGCAGCTCGCGCTCCACTTCCACGCGCTGCTCGCCGAGGCGGGCACCGCCACGGGTGTCGCGCCTTCCGCCGAGCCCGAGTTCCCCGAGCCCACGCGGTCGGCCAGCCTGTGGTGGCTGGCCACCGCCGGGACGGGGTGGGTGGCTCGCCGCTGCACCGATCTGTTGCCCCAACTCCTCAGCCTGGCGGCGTCCGAGATCCGCCATCGGGCGCGGGGGACCAGCGCGCGGCTCGACCTCAGTGCGTCCCATGCGGTGGTGGCGGCGTTGGCCGCGCTGTCGGTGAGCGGTGAGCAGCCCGACGTCGCTTAG
- a CDS encoding HEAT repeat domain-containing protein, whose protein sequence is MFDPVIAPSGTLLGLLQRGRGDGTLHALTAPRAEALAALNQCVLRDPRHDWQVENRSLYYARLFLDLSGELDEIEAHLFDADDVLDTDESRTGLALAVLGHLASYGRRDALELLRRYAACGANWAWALDELALRDDDAGLRALAAPVLARFPADPEGEAELAVVVRDSFEPRPWRLWADDPRESIGTRVRAAQESGSFDRWQRQMRPSGPRPGWSVRAVFEWAQQGIERGAALHVPAARCLTAVAGPEDRPEIIEAARTGDDGARCTALRYLADSQDPDVLDLIEAAQASASRLVVEAAVDAFERMRSIAAVERARGWVHRPDALGEAAGRVLACRGGAADRELVLGALREAVRGDGPDAPTLWTLVDGAGRLGIANAAPVLRHVYRETASSHLRQRAARALAATDPSFPAGFAVECLWDCEETTREVAARHAETGDARVVDQLRRLAADPAEEAEVQTAVRSRIGPDASAV, encoded by the coding sequence ATGTTCGATCCGGTCATAGCGCCCAGCGGTACGCTGCTCGGCCTGCTCCAGAGGGGCCGCGGCGACGGCACGCTGCACGCGCTCACCGCCCCGCGCGCCGAAGCGCTCGCGGCACTGAACCAGTGTGTGCTGCGCGACCCCCGCCACGACTGGCAGGTGGAGAACCGCTCCCTCTACTACGCACGTCTCTTTCTCGACCTGAGCGGCGAGCTCGACGAGATCGAGGCGCACCTCTTCGACGCGGACGACGTCCTCGACACGGACGAGTCACGCACGGGCCTCGCGCTCGCCGTCCTCGGCCACCTCGCCTCGTACGGCAGGCGGGACGCGCTCGAACTGCTCAGGCGGTACGCCGCCTGCGGCGCCAACTGGGCCTGGGCCCTCGACGAGCTGGCGCTGCGCGACGACGACGCAGGACTGCGTGCCCTCGCGGCCCCCGTCCTCGCCCGGTTCCCCGCCGATCCCGAGGGCGAGGCCGAACTGGCGGTCGTCGTACGGGACTCCTTCGAACCGCGGCCCTGGCGCCTGTGGGCCGACGATCCCCGCGAATCCATCGGCACGCGTGTGCGTGCCGCCCAGGAATCAGGCTCCTTCGACCGATGGCAACGGCAGATGCGACCGTCCGGGCCCCGCCCGGGGTGGAGCGTGCGGGCCGTCTTCGAGTGGGCCCAGCAAGGCATCGAACGCGGAGCGGCCCTCCATGTGCCGGCCGCGCGATGCCTCACGGCCGTCGCCGGACCCGAGGACCGCCCCGAGATCATCGAGGCCGCCCGCACCGGAGACGACGGCGCGCGCTGCACGGCCCTGCGCTATCTCGCCGACAGCCAGGATCCCGACGTACTCGATCTCATCGAGGCCGCCCAGGCCTCCGCCTCGCGGCTCGTCGTGGAAGCCGCCGTGGACGCCTTCGAACGGATGCGGTCCATCGCCGCCGTGGAGCGGGCGCGCGGCTGGGTCCACCGGCCAGACGCCCTCGGAGAGGCCGCCGGGCGCGTCCTCGCCTGCCGGGGCGGCGCAGCGGACCGGGAGCTCGTCCTCGGCGCCCTGCGCGAGGCCGTCCGGGGCGACGGGCCCGACGCCCCGACCCTGTGGACCCTCGTCGACGGCGCCGGACGTCTCGGCATCGCCAACGCGGCCCCCGTACTGCGGCATGTCTACCGCGAGACCGCCTCGTCCCATCTGCGCCAGCGCGCTGCCCGCGCGCTGGCCGCCACCGATCCCTCGTTCCCCGCCGGGTTCGCCGTCGAGTGCCTCTGGGACTGCGAGGAGACCACCCGTGAGGTGGCCGCGCGGCACGCCGAGACCGGGGACGCCCGGGTGGTCGACCAGCTCCGGCGGCTCGCCGCCGATCCGGCCGAGGAGGCCGAGGTACAGACCGCGGTACGCAGCCGCATCGGACCGGACGCGTCCGCCGTGTGA
- the yczE gene encoding membrane protein YczE, translating into MSTSPSDRPSGPPSSPPSGRVTRRLLQLYAGLALYGASVALLVESGLGLAPWSVLDQGLAELTGLTIGVVSIIVGAVVLLLWIPLRQRPGLGTVSNVFVVGIAMDGTLALVPDAHALGILIPLLVAGILLNGVATGLYIAARFGPGPRDGLMTGLHRRTGRSIRLVRTAIEVAVVATGFALGGTVGVGTVLYAVAIGPLAQLFLRVFAVPSASSGGSTVVAAGQPEQAILRG; encoded by the coding sequence TTGTCCACTTCGCCGTCGGACCGGCCGTCGGGTCCGCCATCGAGCCCGCCGTCGGGGCGCGTCACGCGCCGACTGCTTCAGCTGTACGCGGGCCTCGCGCTGTACGGCGCGAGTGTGGCCCTCCTCGTGGAGTCGGGCCTGGGCCTGGCGCCCTGGAGCGTCCTGGACCAGGGCCTCGCCGAGCTCACCGGGCTGACGATCGGCGTGGTGTCGATCATCGTGGGCGCCGTGGTGCTGCTCCTGTGGATCCCGTTGCGCCAGCGCCCGGGCCTCGGCACGGTCTCCAACGTCTTCGTGGTCGGTATCGCCATGGACGGCACGCTCGCCCTGGTCCCTGACGCGCACGCGCTCGGGATCCTCATCCCCTTGCTGGTGGCAGGCATCCTCCTCAATGGCGTGGCGACCGGGCTCTACATAGCGGCCCGTTTCGGTCCGGGCCCGCGCGACGGCCTGATGACGGGGCTCCACCGGCGCACCGGCCGCTCGATCCGTCTGGTGCGTACGGCCATCGAGGTGGCCGTGGTGGCGACGGGCTTCGCCCTCGGCGGCACGGTCGGCGTGGGCACGGTCCTGTACGCGGTGGCCATCGGCCCGCTGGCTCAGCTCTTCCTGCGCGTGTTCGCCGTCCCCTCGGCATCATCGGGCGGCAGCACGGTCGTTGCCGCCGGGCAACCGGAGCAGGCGATACTGCGCGGGTGA
- a CDS encoding glycosyltransferase family 4 protein — MRVVIVTESFPPDVNGVAHCALQTARHLVERGHAPIVVAPATAAGNGPDALAPCPVVRVPSLPLPGYPQVRVALPSRRVAAAITEHRADIVHLASPFVLGVRGMTAAARLGIPAVAVYQTDLAGYARTYVHAGEAAAWRRIRSVHAAADITLAPSTPALHDLEAHGVPRVRLWQRGVDTVRFRPEHRDDTLRRELAPNGELIVGYVGRLAPEKQVELLAGACGLDGVRVVVVGDGPSQPSLTQALPGAVFLGRRTGDELARIFASLDVFVHTGPFETFCQTVQEAMASGVPVVAPAAGGPLDLVAHGRTGLLVPPRDETAVRDAVWSLAADPALRAAYGAEARRTVEGRTWAAVGDQLIGHYTDVLAGRAVVAA, encoded by the coding sequence ATGCGTGTCGTCATCGTGACCGAATCCTTTCCCCCCGATGTGAACGGCGTGGCCCACTGCGCGCTCCAGACCGCCCGACACCTCGTCGAGCGCGGTCACGCCCCCATCGTCGTCGCCCCGGCCACGGCCGCCGGCAACGGGCCCGACGCCCTCGCGCCGTGCCCCGTCGTCCGAGTCCCCTCCCTACCGCTCCCCGGCTACCCCCAGGTCCGCGTCGCCCTCCCCAGCCGACGCGTCGCCGCCGCGATCACCGAACACCGCGCCGACATCGTTCACCTGGCCAGCCCCTTCGTCCTCGGCGTCCGTGGCATGACGGCCGCCGCCCGGCTCGGCATCCCCGCCGTGGCCGTCTACCAGACCGATCTCGCCGGCTACGCCCGTACCTACGTACACGCGGGCGAGGCGGCCGCCTGGCGCCGGATCCGCTCGGTCCACGCCGCCGCCGACATCACCCTCGCCCCGTCCACGCCGGCCCTGCACGACCTGGAGGCACACGGTGTGCCGCGGGTACGGCTGTGGCAGCGCGGCGTGGACACCGTTCGTTTCCGGCCGGAACACCGGGACGACACACTCCGCCGTGAGCTCGCCCCGAACGGCGAGCTGATCGTCGGCTACGTGGGCCGTCTCGCCCCCGAGAAGCAGGTCGAACTCCTCGCCGGAGCCTGCGGCCTGGACGGCGTACGGGTGGTCGTCGTGGGCGACGGACCCAGTCAGCCGAGCCTGACGCAGGCCCTGCCCGGCGCTGTCTTCCTGGGGCGTCGCACCGGCGACGAACTCGCCCGGATCTTCGCCTCGTTGGACGTCTTCGTGCACACCGGACCGTTCGAGACGTTCTGTCAGACGGTCCAGGAGGCGATGGCGAGCGGTGTCCCGGTCGTCGCCCCCGCCGCGGGCGGACCGCTCGACCTGGTGGCGCACGGGCGTACGGGACTGCTCGTCCCGCCGCGCGACGAGACCGCCGTGCGCGACGCGGTGTGGTCGCTCGCCGCCGATCCCGCACTGCGGGCCGCGTACGGCGCCGAGGCGCGGCGGACCGTCGAGGGCCGCACCTGGGCGGCCGTCGGGGACCAGCTCATCGGGCACTACACCGACGTACTCGCAGGGCGGGCGGTGGTCGCGGCATGA
- a CDS encoding glycosyltransferase has protein sequence MSAPLRIVRLANFVAPASGGLRTALRELGAGYLAAGHEPVLVVPGERASDRETEQGRVITLPGPLLPGTGGYRVLTDKRRVAGLLEALAPDRLEVSDRTTLRWTGVWARRARVPAVMVSHETADGVLRTWGLSEGMARRTSDALNIRTAHHYSRIVCTTEFAEREFVRIGARNVVRAPLGVDLEGRHPALRDPGLRARHAREDEVLLVMCSRLSVEKRPGTALEALESMLRRGRRAVLVVAGDGPLRARLEQRARERRLPVTFLGHVGDRALLSGLQASADVCLAPGPAETFGLAALEAMACGTPVVASASSALSEVVGSAGATAADNGEAFADEIRMLLDRPESERREAARARAACFGWPAAVEAFLTAHDADVRVGRPEAPAVAPTVERAREGVG, from the coding sequence ATGAGCGCGCCCCTGCGAATCGTCCGGCTCGCCAACTTCGTCGCCCCAGCCTCGGGCGGCCTGCGGACCGCGTTGCGCGAACTGGGCGCCGGATACCTGGCGGCCGGGCACGAGCCCGTACTTGTCGTGCCCGGCGAGCGCGCCTCGGACCGCGAGACCGAACAGGGGCGGGTGATCACGCTGCCGGGCCCGCTGCTGCCCGGCACCGGCGGCTACCGCGTCCTCACCGACAAGCGGCGTGTCGCCGGCCTCCTGGAGGCGCTCGCGCCGGACCGCCTTGAGGTGTCCGACCGCACGACGCTGCGCTGGACCGGCGTCTGGGCGCGGCGCGCCCGGGTGCCCGCCGTGATGGTCTCCCACGAGACCGCCGACGGCGTACTGCGCACCTGGGGCCTCTCCGAGGGCATGGCGCGCAGGACCTCCGACGCCCTCAACATCCGTACCGCCCACCACTATTCACGGATCGTGTGCACCACGGAGTTCGCGGAGCGCGAGTTCGTCCGCATCGGCGCCCGCAATGTCGTACGCGCCCCGCTGGGCGTCGACCTGGAGGGCCGGCACCCGGCACTGCGGGACCCGGGGCTGCGGGCCCGGCACGCGCGAGAGGACGAGGTCCTGCTCGTGATGTGCTCCCGGCTGTCCGTCGAGAAGCGGCCCGGCACGGCGCTCGAAGCCCTGGAGTCGATGCTGCGCCGCGGGCGGCGCGCGGTGCTCGTGGTGGCCGGTGACGGGCCGCTGCGGGCCCGCCTCGAACAGCGGGCGCGCGAACGGCGGCTGCCGGTCACCTTCCTCGGACATGTCGGCGACCGCGCGCTCCTGAGTGGTCTCCAGGCCTCCGCGGACGTGTGCCTCGCCCCCGGGCCCGCCGAGACCTTCGGACTCGCCGCCCTGGAGGCGATGGCCTGCGGCACGCCCGTCGTCGCCAGCGCCTCCTCCGCGCTCTCGGAGGTCGTCGGCTCCGCCGGAGCCACCGCCGCGGACAACGGAGAGGCCTTCGCGGACGAGATACGGATGCTTCTCGACCGCCCGGAGAGCGAGCGGCGGGAGGCCGCACGCGCGCGTGCGGCCTGTTTCGGGTGGCCGGCCGCCGTCGAGGCGTTTCTCACCGCCCATGACGCCGACGTCCGGGTGGGGCGGCCCGAGGCGCCCGCGGTTGCCCCCACCGTGGAACGGGCTCGGGAGGGCGTCGGATGA
- a CDS encoding SCO1417 family MocR-like transcription factor, translated as MAQWTSAVGAAQLARLLNSQQERPAGPGTRRPPAYRALADGIRLLVLEGRVPVAARLPAERELALSLSVSRTTVAAAYEALRAEGFLESRRGAGSWTAVPAGNPLPARGLEPLPPEALGSMIDLGCAALPAPEPWLTRAVQGALEELPPYAHTHGDYPAGLPALREMLAERYTARGIPTMPEQIMVTTGAMGAIDAICHLFAGRGERIAVESPSYANILQLMREAGARLVPVAMAEGLAGWDMDRWRQVLRDAAPRLAYVVADFHNPTGALADEDQRRRLVDAARSAGTVLIVDETMSELHLDEDLEVPRPVCGFDPAGSTVITVGSASKAFWAGMRIGWVRAAPDVIRSLVAARAYADLGTPVLEQLAVNWLLSTGGWEQAVDIRRTQARENRDALVTALRRELPGWEYDVPRGGLTLWVRTGGLSGSRLAEVGERVGVRVPSGPRFGVDGAFEGYVRLPFTVGGAVADEAATRLAAAARLVESGANGGTDAPRTFVA; from the coding sequence ATGGCGCAGTGGACCTCGGCGGTGGGTGCCGCTCAGCTCGCGCGGCTGCTCAACTCCCAGCAGGAGCGCCCGGCGGGCCCAGGCACACGCCGTCCGCCCGCCTATCGCGCCCTCGCCGACGGCATCCGTCTGCTCGTCCTCGAAGGGCGCGTCCCCGTCGCCGCGCGGCTGCCCGCCGAGCGCGAACTGGCCCTCTCCCTCTCCGTGAGCCGCACCACCGTGGCGGCCGCCTACGAGGCGCTGCGCGCCGAAGGGTTCCTGGAGTCCCGCAGGGGAGCGGGCAGCTGGACGGCCGTACCGGCCGGGAACCCGCTGCCCGCGCGCGGCCTCGAACCGCTGCCGCCCGAGGCCCTCGGCTCCATGATCGACCTGGGCTGCGCGGCCCTGCCCGCCCCTGAGCCGTGGCTCACGCGTGCCGTCCAGGGCGCGCTGGAGGAACTCCCGCCGTACGCCCACACGCACGGCGACTATCCGGCGGGGCTGCCCGCGCTGCGCGAGATGCTGGCCGAGCGGTACACCGCGCGCGGCATTCCGACCATGCCCGAACAGATCATGGTGACCACGGGGGCCATGGGCGCCATCGACGCCATCTGCCACCTCTTCGCCGGGCGCGGCGAGCGCATCGCCGTCGAGTCGCCCTCGTACGCCAACATCCTTCAGCTGATGCGCGAGGCCGGGGCCCGTCTGGTGCCCGTCGCGATGGCCGAGGGGCTCGCGGGCTGGGACATGGACCGCTGGCGGCAGGTGCTGCGCGACGCGGCGCCCCGGCTCGCCTATGTCGTCGCGGACTTCCACAACCCGACCGGCGCGCTCGCCGACGAGGACCAGCGGCGACGGCTCGTCGACGCGGCCCGCTCCGCCGGCACGGTGCTGATCGTGGACGAGACCATGAGCGAGCTGCACCTGGACGAGGACCTCGAAGTGCCGCGTCCCGTGTGCGGTTTCGACCCGGCCGGGTCCACGGTCATCACCGTCGGCTCGGCCAGCAAGGCGTTCTGGGCGGGCATGCGGATCGGCTGGGTCCGCGCCGCCCCCGACGTGATCCGCAGTCTGGTCGCGGCCCGTGCGTACGCCGACCTCGGCACCCCCGTCCTGGAGCAGCTCGCCGTCAACTGGCTGCTCAGCACTGGTGGCTGGGAGCAGGCCGTGGACATCCGGCGCACCCAGGCCCGCGAGAACCGCGACGCGCTCGTGACGGCCCTGCGTCGTGAACTGCCCGGCTGGGAATACGACGTGCCGCGCGGCGGGCTCACGCTGTGGGTGCGTACGGGCGGTCTGTCCGGTTCACGGCTGGCCGAGGTCGGCGAGCGGGTGGGAGTGCGCGTGCCCTCCGGGCCCCGCTTCGGAGTCGACGGGGCCTTCGAGGGCTATGTGCGGCTGCCTTTCACCGTCGGCGGTGCGGTGGCCGACGAGGCCGCGACGCGCCTGGCCGCGGCCGCCCGACTGGTGGAGTCGGGGGCGAACGGCGGAACGGACGCCCCGCGCACGTTCGTGGCCTGA
- a CDS encoding LamB/YcsF family protein: MSTIDLNADLGEGFGHWRLTDDEQLLSVVTSANVACGFHAGDAATMRRVCDLAAERGVRIGAQVSYRDLAGFGRRAMDVPPYELASEVAYQIGALEVFTRAAGARVAYVKPHGALYNRVVHDEEQAGAVVEGVMLADATLPVLGLPGSRLLDAAGKAGLPVVTEAFADRAYTEEGTLVPRGRDGAVITDPNTVVERSVTLARSGVVTSHSGRDIPVRARSLCLHGDTPGAVDLARLVRARLEESGIRVEAFV; encoded by the coding sequence ATGAGCACGATCGATCTGAACGCCGACCTCGGCGAGGGCTTCGGCCACTGGCGCCTGACCGACGACGAACAGCTGCTGTCCGTCGTCACCAGCGCCAACGTGGCCTGCGGCTTCCACGCCGGGGACGCGGCCACCATGCGCCGCGTGTGCGACCTGGCGGCCGAGCGCGGCGTACGGATCGGCGCCCAGGTCTCCTACCGGGACCTGGCGGGCTTCGGGCGACGCGCGATGGACGTGCCGCCCTACGAGCTGGCGTCCGAAGTGGCCTACCAGATAGGCGCCCTGGAGGTCTTCACGCGCGCGGCGGGCGCGCGCGTGGCCTACGTCAAACCGCACGGCGCGCTGTACAACCGCGTCGTGCACGACGAGGAACAGGCCGGCGCGGTCGTGGAGGGCGTGATGCTCGCGGACGCCACGCTCCCCGTGCTCGGCCTGCCCGGCTCGCGTCTCCTCGACGCGGCCGGGAAGGCCGGACTCCCCGTCGTCACCGAGGCGTTCGCGGACCGCGCCTACACCGAGGAGGGCACCCTCGTGCCGCGCGGCCGGGACGGCGCGGTCATCACCGATCCGAACACGGTCGTGGAACGCTCGGTGACCCTCGCCCGTTCTGGTGTCGTGACGTCCCACTCCGGGCGTGACATCCCGGTTCGGGCCCGCTCCTTGTGCCTGCACGGCGACACACCCGGCGCGGTGGACCTGGCCCGCCTGGTCCGTGCACGGCTGGAGGAGTCGGGCATCCGCGTGGAGGCGTTCGTATGA
- a CDS encoding glycerophosphodiester phosphodiesterase, with amino-acid sequence MSTRIRHPYLDHPGPIAFAHRGGAAAGLENTAAQFRRAVEAGYRYIETDVHATADGKLVAFHDATLDRVTDGSGRIADLPWDDVSHARVAGSEPVPLFEELLETFPDVRWNVDIKAEPALHPLLDLIRRTGSWERVCVGSFSEARVARAQRLAGPRLATSYGTRGVLGLRLRSWGIAAPLRRSAVCAQVPESQSGVPVVDHRFVRAAHARGLQVHVWTVNEPARMHRLLDLGVDGIMTDHIETLRGVLEDRGTWV; translated from the coding sequence GTGAGCACCCGTATACGCCACCCCTACCTCGACCATCCCGGCCCGATCGCCTTCGCCCACCGGGGCGGGGCCGCGGCCGGCCTGGAGAACACCGCGGCCCAGTTCCGGCGCGCGGTCGAGGCCGGCTACCGATACATCGAGACCGATGTACACGCCACGGCGGACGGAAAACTCGTCGCCTTCCACGACGCGACGCTGGACCGGGTGACCGACGGGTCGGGCCGGATAGCGGACCTCCCCTGGGACGACGTGAGCCACGCGCGCGTGGCGGGATCGGAACCGGTCCCCCTCTTCGAGGAGCTGCTGGAGACGTTCCCCGACGTCCGCTGGAACGTGGACATCAAGGCGGAGCCCGCCCTGCACCCCCTGCTCGACCTGATCCGGCGCACCGGCTCCTGGGAGCGCGTCTGTGTCGGTTCCTTCTCCGAGGCGCGGGTCGCCCGTGCGCAGCGCCTGGCCGGTCCGCGCCTGGCCACCTCTTACGGCACCCGGGGCGTCCTCGGACTGCGCCTGCGGTCATGGGGGATCGCGGCCCCGCTGCGCCGCTCGGCGGTCTGCGCCCAGGTGCCGGAGTCCCAGTCGGGCGTCCCTGTGGTCGATCACCGCTTCGTGCGCGCGGCCCACGCGCGCGGGCTGCAGGTTCACGTCTGGACGGTCAACGAACCCGCACGGATGCACCGGCTCCTGGACCTGGGGGTCGATGGCATCATGACCGATCACATCGAGACGCTGCGCGGGGTCCTGGAGGACCGCGGCACCTGGGTCTGA
- a CDS encoding biotin-dependent carboxyltransferase family protein, with protein sequence MTDRALAVVRAGALTTVQDQGRPGHAHLGVPRSGALDAPAAALVNRLVGNPPEAALLETTLNGCDVRPRSTVIVAVGGAPCPVTVDGRPVAWGAPVRVPAGALLSVGTAVSGVRSYVGVSGGVAVEPVLGSRSTDLLSGLGPPPLTDGTVLPLGTPTAPHARVDVVPQPRPPAELVLRVTLGPRDDWFTAAAIRTLTTHTYRVSSASNRIGLRTEGPALERARPGELPSEGMVLGAIQVPPDGRPVVFLADHPTTGGYPVIAVVRPTDLPATAQAVPGTPVRFLVVRRR encoded by the coding sequence ATGACGGACCGCGCGCTCGCCGTCGTACGGGCCGGGGCGCTGACCACCGTGCAGGACCAGGGGCGCCCGGGCCACGCGCACCTGGGCGTTCCGCGCTCCGGTGCGCTCGACGCGCCCGCCGCCGCCCTGGTCAACCGGCTCGTCGGCAATCCGCCCGAGGCGGCCCTCCTGGAGACCACGCTCAACGGCTGTGACGTACGGCCGCGTTCGACCGTCATCGTCGCCGTCGGAGGTGCCCCGTGCCCGGTCACCGTGGACGGGCGACCGGTCGCCTGGGGAGCACCGGTGCGCGTGCCCGCCGGGGCGCTGCTGTCCGTGGGGACGGCGGTCTCCGGAGTACGCAGTTATGTGGGCGTGTCGGGCGGCGTGGCCGTCGAACCGGTGCTCGGCAGCCGGTCGACGGACCTGCTGTCGGGCCTGGGCCCGCCGCCTCTCACGGACGGAACGGTGCTCCCCCTGGGGACGCCGACGGCCCCCCACGCGCGCGTGGACGTCGTCCCGCAGCCGCGGCCCCCCGCCGAACTCGTCCTGCGGGTGACGCTCGGCCCACGCGACGACTGGTTCACGGCGGCGGCGATCCGCACCCTCACCACGCACACCTACCGGGTCTCCTCGGCTAGCAACCGCATCGGCCTGCGCACGGAGGGCCCCGCCCTGGAGCGGGCCCGACCGGGTGAACTCCCCAGCGAGGGCATGGTCCTCGGCGCGATCCAGGTCCCCCCGGACGGCCGCCCCGTGGTCTTCCTGGCCGACCACCCGACCACCGGCGGCTACCCGGTGATCGCGGTCGTCCGTCCCACCGACCTCCCCGCCACGGCCCAAGCGGTCCCGGGCACCCCGGTTCGCTTCTTGGTGGTACGCCGCCGCTGA
- the pxpB gene encoding 5-oxoprolinase subunit PxpB, protein MRALPVGDRALLVEVSTDEEAQALHADLLRRRAEGSLSVREIVPAARTVLLDGLDDPARLAARLTTSKLPPAPARAQEAVEIPVRYDGPDLAAVAAHWDVSPKEVARIHAAAEFRVAFCGFAPGFGYLTGLPARYGVPRHATPRTTVPAGSVGLAGPYTGVYPRSSPGGWQLIGTTDAVLWDHARVPAALLSPGTPVRFVPVES, encoded by the coding sequence ATGAGGGCACTGCCGGTCGGCGACCGTGCGCTGCTCGTCGAGGTGTCGACGGACGAGGAGGCACAGGCCCTGCACGCCGACCTGCTCCGCCGCCGCGCGGAGGGCTCGCTCTCCGTCCGCGAGATCGTCCCCGCGGCCCGTACGGTCCTGCTGGACGGTCTCGACGATCCGGCGAGGCTGGCCGCTCGCCTGACCACCTCGAAACTGCCGCCCGCGCCTGCGCGCGCGCAGGAGGCGGTCGAGATACCCGTCCGCTACGACGGCCCGGACCTCGCGGCCGTCGCCGCCCACTGGGACGTGTCCCCGAAGGAGGTCGCGCGGATCCACGCGGCGGCCGAATTCCGGGTCGCCTTCTGCGGGTTCGCCCCGGGCTTCGGCTATCTGACCGGGCTCCCGGCCCGCTACGGCGTGCCCCGGCACGCGACACCCCGTACGACCGTCCCGGCGGGTTCCGTCGGCCTCGCGGGGCCGTACACGGGCGTGTATCCGCGCTCGTCGCCGGGCGGCTGGCAACTGATCGGGACGACGGACGCCGTCCTGTGGGACCACGCGCGCGTGCCCGCCGCCCTGTTGTCGCCCGGCACGCCGGTCCGATTCGTCCCGGTGGAGTCCTGA
- a CDS encoding ankyrin repeat domain-containing protein, with protein sequence MSEAPDPEVVELATKIFDLARQGRTEALVAYVDAGVPANLTNDRGDSLVMLAAYHGHADAVSALLERGAEADRINDRGQTPLAGAVFKGEDAVIRVLLDAGADPSAGTPSAVDTARMFAKAELLELFGVH encoded by the coding sequence ATGAGTGAAGCCCCCGACCCGGAGGTCGTGGAGCTGGCGACCAAGATCTTCGATCTGGCCCGGCAGGGTCGGACCGAGGCGCTGGTGGCGTATGTGGACGCGGGTGTTCCGGCCAACCTCACCAACGACCGCGGCGACTCGCTCGTGATGCTGGCCGCCTACCACGGCCACGCCGACGCCGTGAGTGCCCTCCTGGAGCGCGGCGCGGAGGCCGACCGCATCAACGACCGGGGACAGACTCCGCTCGCCGGAGCTGTCTTCAAGGGCGAGGACGCCGTGATCCGGGTCCTCCTCGACGCCGGTGCGGACCCCTCGGCGGGCACGCCCTCCGCCGTCGACACGGCTCGTATGTTCGCCAAGGCCGAATTGCTCGAACTGTTCGGCGTGCACTGA